The Streptomyces tendae genome has a window encoding:
- the ccsB gene encoding c-type cytochrome biogenesis protein CcsB, whose protein sequence is MTLAAATNENLAEISNVLIYSAMAVYTLAFFAYIAEWLLGSRSKVARTAAALTPKASAVTAPAVTVKQGGGTAVLERPKVVVRAASGSRDVPDGPGAHGGDEKGDLYGRVAISLTVLAFLLSVGGVLTRALSVQRAPWGNMYEFNITFSTTAVGVYLLLLALKKNVRWLGLFLTTSVLLDLGLAVTVLYTASDQLVPALHSYWLYIHVSTAILCGAVFYVGAFTTIMYLFKDAYENKLANGGKPGSFATSFLERLPASASLDKFAYRVNAAVFPLWTFTIIAGAIWAGDAWGRYWGWDPKETWSFITWVAYAGYLHARATAGWKGRKAAYLALLAFGCWLFNYYGVNIFVSGKHSYADVGLGALQAVGF, encoded by the coding sequence GTGACTCTCGCCGCCGCGACCAACGAGAACCTCGCGGAGATCAGCAATGTGCTGATCTACTCCGCGATGGCGGTCTACACCCTCGCTTTCTTCGCGTACATCGCCGAGTGGCTCCTCGGCAGCCGCAGCAAGGTCGCCCGCACGGCGGCCGCGCTCACCCCGAAGGCGTCGGCGGTGACGGCACCTGCCGTCACCGTGAAGCAGGGCGGCGGCACCGCGGTACTGGAGCGGCCGAAGGTCGTGGTGCGCGCGGCCTCCGGTTCGCGTGACGTGCCCGACGGGCCGGGGGCGCACGGCGGCGACGAGAAGGGCGACCTCTACGGACGCGTCGCCATCTCCCTCACCGTGCTCGCCTTCCTGCTCTCCGTCGGCGGTGTGCTCACCCGCGCGCTGTCCGTGCAGCGGGCGCCGTGGGGCAACATGTACGAGTTCAACATCACCTTCTCCACCACCGCGGTGGGCGTGTACCTCCTGCTGCTGGCGCTGAAGAAGAACGTCCGCTGGCTCGGCCTGTTCCTGACCACGTCGGTCCTCCTCGACCTCGGTCTCGCCGTCACCGTCCTGTACACCGCGAGCGACCAGCTGGTCCCCGCGCTCCACTCGTACTGGCTGTACATCCACGTCTCGACGGCGATCCTGTGCGGCGCGGTCTTCTACGTCGGCGCCTTCACGACGATCATGTACCTGTTCAAGGACGCGTACGAGAACAAGCTGGCCAACGGCGGCAAGCCCGGCAGCTTCGCGACGTCGTTCCTGGAGCGGCTGCCCGCCTCGGCCTCCCTGGACAAGTTCGCCTATCGCGTCAACGCCGCCGTGTTCCCGCTGTGGACGTTCACGATCATCGCGGGCGCCATCTGGGCCGGCGACGCCTGGGGCCGCTACTGGGGCTGGGACCCCAAGGAGACCTGGTCCTTCATCACCTGGGTCGCCTACGCCGGCTACCTGCACGCCCGCGCCACCGCCGGCTGGAAGGGCCGCAAGGCCGCCTACCTGGCCCTGCTCGCCTTCGGCTGCTGGCTGTTCAACTACTACGGCGTCAACATCTTCGTCTCCGGCAAGCACTCCTACGCCGACGTCGGCCTGGGCGCGCTCCAGGCGGTCGGTTTCTGA
- a CDS encoding nucleoside deaminase produces MDGAIARAWLATAVEEARAGLAEGGVPIGAALYGADGALLGRGRNRRVQDGDPSTHAETAAFRAAGRQRSYRGTTMVTTLSPCWYCSGLVRQFGISRVVVGESVTFHGGHDWLAEHGVEVVVLDDPECVAMMREFVARRPELWHEDIGE; encoded by the coding sequence ATCGACGGGGCGATCGCCCGGGCCTGGCTCGCCACCGCGGTCGAGGAGGCACGGGCCGGTCTCGCCGAAGGAGGCGTCCCGATCGGGGCGGCGCTGTACGGCGCGGACGGGGCGCTGCTCGGGCGGGGGCGGAACCGGCGGGTGCAGGACGGGGATCCCTCGACGCACGCGGAGACGGCGGCCTTCCGGGCGGCGGGGCGGCAGCGGTCGTACCGGGGGACGACGATGGTGACCACGCTCTCGCCCTGCTGGTACTGCTCGGGGCTGGTGCGGCAGTTCGGGATCTCGCGGGTGGTGGTCGGGGAGTCCGTCACCTTCCACGGCGGGCACGACTGGCTGGCGGAGCACGGCGTGGAGGTCGTGGTGCTCGACGACCCGGAGTGCGTGGCGATGATGCGGGAGTTCGTCGCCCGCCGCCCCGAGCTGTGGCACGAGGACATCGGGGAGTGA
- a CDS encoding DUF6232 family protein, translating into MGSAPPPSPGTPPSGPATPPPMYGYPAPPVHPAPPGRRAQPPGHHDIPSPPAVPPRAVRAVDLRVGKRLLWVDGAAYPLQNITRVYTFTLTPRRKEATLRFLKRAALTLSVAFGLTIVAGLASIGNTSMAGGILMFTWMGALAALVFSAVELFSVLGAPPQYVLAMETSGPSIAMVTSGDPRQLDRLVEPIVRAIENPEAEFQVKVEQLLVNPKNYYFGDNVNMYGGSGNVGVGHS; encoded by the coding sequence ATGGGAAGCGCCCCGCCGCCCTCGCCCGGCACGCCCCCGTCGGGGCCCGCCACCCCGCCGCCGATGTACGGGTACCCCGCGCCTCCCGTGCACCCCGCGCCACCGGGCCGGCGGGCGCAGCCGCCGGGGCACCACGACATCCCGTCCCCGCCCGCCGTGCCCCCGCGCGCTGTGCGCGCCGTCGACCTCCGCGTCGGCAAGCGCCTGCTGTGGGTGGACGGGGCCGCGTACCCCCTGCAGAACATCACCAGGGTCTACACCTTCACCCTGACGCCCCGGCGCAAGGAAGCCACGCTGCGGTTCCTCAAGCGCGCGGCGCTGACCCTCTCGGTGGCTTTCGGACTGACGATCGTCGCCGGACTGGCGTCGATCGGGAACACCTCGATGGCCGGCGGCATCCTCATGTTCACCTGGATGGGGGCACTCGCGGCCCTGGTGTTCAGCGCGGTGGAGCTGTTCTCCGTCCTGGGGGCGCCGCCCCAGTACGTGCTGGCGATGGAGACCTCCGGGCCCTCCATCGCGATGGTGACCAGCGGCGACCCGCGCCAGCTCGACCGGCTGGTCGAGCCCATAGTGCGGGCCATCGAGAATCCTGAGGCGGAGTTCCAGGTCAAGGTGGAGCAGCTCCTGGTCAACCCCAAGAACTATTACTTCGGCGACAACGTCAACATGTACGGCGGATCCGGCAACGTGGGAGTGGGTCACTCGTGA
- a CDS encoding PLD nuclease N-terminal domain-containing protein, whose protein sequence is MLRVLMFLVPLALSVYAFIDCISTKDEDIRHMPKPLWAILVLLFPLVGSISWLIAGKKRQPVGAGGSAWGGSGGRRQWVAPDDNPDFLKSLDEDKKREKDRDADEDPRND, encoded by the coding sequence ATGCTTCGGGTGCTGATGTTCCTCGTGCCACTGGCCCTGAGCGTCTACGCGTTCATCGACTGCATCAGCACGAAGGACGAGGACATCCGTCACATGCCCAAGCCGCTGTGGGCGATCCTCGTGCTGCTGTTCCCGCTGGTCGGGTCGATCTCCTGGCTCATCGCCGGCAAGAAGCGCCAGCCCGTCGGCGCGGGCGGTTCCGCCTGGGGCGGGAGCGGCGGCCGCCGCCAGTGGGTCGCCCCGGACGACAACCCGGACTTCCTGAAGTCCCTCGACGAGGACAAGAAGCGGGAGAAGGACCGCGACGCGGACGAGGACCCCAGGAACGACTGA
- a CDS encoding menaquinone biosynthesis decarboxylase, translating into MAYDDLRSLLRALEREGDLKRIKAEVDPHLEVGEIVDRVNKAGGPALLFENVRGSSMPLAMNVYGTDRRLLKALGLKSYAEIGEKIGGLLKPELPHGFVGVREAFGKLGAMTHVPPKKVKSSDAPVHEVVLTGDDVDLEQLPALFTWPKDGGSFFNLGLTHTKDPESGVRNLGLYRLQRHDKRTIGMHWQIHKDSRNHYQVAARRGERLPVAIAFGCPPAVTYASTAPLPGDIDEYLFAGFLQGKRIEMVDCKTVPLQVPAQAEVVIEGWLEPGEMLPEGPFGDHTGFYTPQEPFPALTIDCVTMRKRPLLQSIVVGRPPTEDGPLGRATERFFLPLLKIIVPDIVDYHLPESGGFHNCAIVSIDKKYPKHAQKVMHAIWGAHMMSLTKLIVVVDSDCDVHDLHEVSWRALGNTDYARDLTVVEGPVDHLDHASYQQFWGGKAGIDATRKWPEEGYTRDGGWPEMVESDPETASKVDRRWKEYGL; encoded by the coding sequence ATGGCTTACGACGATCTTCGCTCCCTGCTCAGGGCGCTGGAGCGCGAGGGCGACCTCAAGCGCATCAAGGCCGAGGTCGACCCGCATCTGGAGGTCGGTGAGATCGTCGACCGGGTGAACAAGGCCGGCGGTCCCGCCCTGCTCTTCGAGAACGTGCGCGGCTCCTCGATGCCCCTCGCCATGAACGTCTACGGCACCGACCGCCGGCTGCTGAAGGCGCTCGGTCTGAAGTCGTACGCGGAGATCGGGGAGAAGATCGGCGGGCTGCTCAAGCCCGAGCTGCCGCACGGCTTCGTCGGGGTGCGCGAGGCCTTCGGGAAACTAGGCGCGATGACACACGTGCCGCCGAAGAAGGTGAAGTCGTCCGACGCGCCCGTGCACGAGGTCGTGCTCACCGGCGACGACGTGGACCTGGAACAGCTCCCGGCGCTCTTCACCTGGCCCAAGGACGGCGGCTCCTTCTTCAACCTGGGCCTCACCCACACCAAGGACCCGGAGTCGGGCGTCCGCAACCTCGGCCTGTACCGGCTCCAGCGCCACGACAAGCGCACCATCGGCATGCACTGGCAGATCCACAAGGACAGCCGCAACCACTACCAGGTGGCCGCGCGGCGCGGTGAGCGGCTGCCGGTCGCCATCGCCTTCGGCTGCCCGCCGGCCGTGACGTACGCCTCCACCGCCCCGCTGCCCGGCGACATCGACGAGTACCTGTTCGCCGGGTTCCTGCAGGGCAAGCGGATCGAGATGGTCGACTGCAAGACGGTCCCGCTCCAGGTGCCCGCGCAGGCGGAGGTCGTGATCGAGGGCTGGCTGGAGCCCGGGGAGATGCTGCCCGAAGGGCCGTTCGGCGACCACACCGGCTTCTACACCCCGCAGGAGCCCTTCCCCGCGCTGACGATCGACTGCGTGACGATGCGGAAGCGCCCGCTGCTGCAGTCGATCGTGGTCGGCCGGCCCCCGACCGAGGACGGACCGCTGGGCCGGGCGACGGAACGCTTCTTCCTGCCCCTCCTCAAGATCATCGTCCCGGACATCGTGGACTACCACCTCCCCGAGTCGGGCGGCTTCCACAACTGCGCGATCGTCTCGATCGACAAGAAGTACCCGAAGCACGCACAGAAGGTGATGCACGCCATCTGGGGCGCGCACATGATGTCGCTGACCAAGCTGATCGTGGTCGTGGACTCCGACTGCGACGTCCACGACCTGCACGAGGTGTCCTGGCGGGCCCTCGGCAACACCGACTACGCCCGCGACCTCACCGTCGTCGAAGGCCCCGTCGACCATCTCGACCACGCCTCCTACCAGCAGTTCTGGGGCGGCAAGGCGGGCATCGACGCGACGAGGAAGTGGCCCGAGGAGGGGTACACGCGGGACGGGGGCTGGCCCGAGATGGTGGAGTCCGACCCGGAGACGGCGTCGAAGGTCGACCGCCGCTGGAAGGAGTACGGACTGTGA
- the mqnP gene encoding menaquinone biosynthesis prenyltransferase MqnP — MTSASAALPRQPGRTKAFLRLVMIEHSVFALPFAYIAALTAMYEWDENIHWGRLLLVTVAMVGLRTFAMAANRIIDREIDARNPRTAQRELVTGAMSVKHAWTGALIALAVFLGAAALLNPLCLALAPVAVIPMVVYPYGKRFTNFPQAILGLAQAMGPVGGWLAISGSWSWEAVVLGLAVGIWIGGFDLIYACQDVDTDREIGVKSVPARFGIPAAIWGARACHTVTTALFAWYAVLTGAGAFFWLGLLIVAGAFVYEHTIVRPHDLTRLNRAFFSVNGFIGIALFVCALLDLLVRGLTV; from the coding sequence GTGACCTCGGCCTCCGCCGCGCTTCCCCGGCAGCCGGGACGCACCAAGGCGTTCCTGCGGCTGGTGATGATCGAGCACTCGGTGTTCGCGCTGCCCTTCGCCTACATCGCCGCCCTCACGGCGATGTACGAGTGGGACGAGAACATCCACTGGGGCCGGCTGCTGCTGGTCACCGTCGCCATGGTCGGCCTGCGCACCTTCGCGATGGCCGCCAACCGCATCATCGACCGGGAGATCGACGCCCGTAACCCGCGCACCGCGCAGCGGGAGCTGGTCACCGGCGCCATGTCGGTCAAGCACGCCTGGACCGGCGCGCTGATCGCCCTCGCCGTCTTCCTGGGCGCGGCGGCCCTGCTCAACCCGCTGTGCCTCGCCCTCGCCCCCGTCGCGGTGATCCCGATGGTGGTCTATCCGTACGGCAAGCGGTTCACCAACTTCCCGCAGGCCATCCTCGGTCTCGCGCAGGCCATGGGCCCGGTCGGCGGCTGGCTGGCGATCTCCGGCTCCTGGTCCTGGGAGGCGGTCGTCCTCGGCCTCGCGGTCGGCATCTGGATCGGCGGCTTCGACCTCATCTACGCCTGCCAGGACGTCGACACCGACCGGGAGATCGGCGTGAAGTCCGTCCCGGCCCGCTTCGGCATCCCCGCGGCGATCTGGGGCGCCCGCGCCTGCCACACCGTGACGACGGCCCTGTTCGCCTGGTACGCGGTGCTCACCGGCGCCGGCGCCTTCTTCTGGCTCGGGCTGCTGATCGTGGCCGGCGCCTTCGTCTACGAGCACACCATCGTCCGCCCGCACGACCTGACCCGCCTCAACCGCGCGTTCTTCAGCGTCAACGGCTTCATCGGCATCGCCCTCTTCGTCTGCGCCCTCCTGGACCTGCTGGTGCGTGGGCTGACGGTGTAA
- a CDS encoding rhomboid family intramembrane serine protease, with protein MTDSRLTWSRGDRVRAAAVIAAGWVALLWLLEVADVLSGHALDGFGIVPRTPSELVDVVPAAFVHFGFSHVAANSVPLLVLGFLAALGGIRRFLAVCALIVLADGLGVWLVSPAGSNTAGASGVIFGLFGFLLVSGFVERRPLGILAGVLVAAVWGGSILAGLAPTQSGISWQGHLIGLAAGIAAAFLLRRRPAKPLEPVL; from the coding sequence ATGACGGACTCGCGTCTGACGTGGTCGCGCGGCGACCGGGTGCGGGCCGCCGCCGTGATCGCCGCGGGCTGGGTGGCGCTGCTGTGGCTGCTCGAGGTGGCCGACGTGCTCAGCGGTCACGCGCTGGACGGCTTCGGCATCGTGCCGCGCACCCCGTCCGAGCTGGTGGACGTCGTCCCGGCGGCGTTCGTGCACTTCGGCTTCTCCCATGTGGCCGCGAACAGCGTGCCGCTGCTGGTGCTGGGTTTCCTCGCGGCGCTCGGCGGGATACGCAGGTTCCTCGCGGTGTGCGCGCTGATCGTCCTCGCGGACGGCCTGGGCGTGTGGCTCGTCTCCCCCGCCGGCAGCAACACGGCCGGCGCCTCCGGCGTGATCTTCGGCCTGTTCGGCTTCCTGCTGGTCAGCGGCTTCGTCGAGCGAAGGCCCCTGGGCATTCTGGCCGGGGTGCTGGTGGCGGCGGTCTGGGGCGGCTCGATCCTCGCGGGCCTCGCCCCCACCCAGTCCGGCATCAGCTGGCAGGGCCACCTGATCGGTCTGGCGGCGGGCATCGCGGCGGCCTTCCTCCTCCGCCGCCGCCCCGCCAAGCCCCTCGAACCGGTTCTCTAG
- a CDS encoding UbiX family flavin prenyltransferase has protein sequence MNPAKPGETRRTPWIVGVSGASGTPYAAAVLRGLLAAGESVDLVVSRASRLTLLDETKIAFRDAHWRDDLREWLSRGADGKPDTFSADLDGVRYWAAGDLAAGPSSGSYPSKGMLIVPASTASVAGVALGLSKDLLQRAASVTLKEGRPLVVAVRETPLNGQTLRHLVTLDEAGATVLPASPAFYAGATHIQDLVDFVAGRVLDAAGVPHTLYRRWKGELGGGTREDD, from the coding sequence GTGAACCCAGCCAAGCCAGGAGAGACGCGGCGTACGCCTTGGATCGTAGGGGTCTCGGGCGCCTCCGGCACTCCCTACGCCGCCGCGGTGCTGCGGGGGCTGCTCGCCGCGGGGGAGAGCGTCGACCTCGTCGTCAGCCGGGCCTCCCGGCTCACCTTGCTGGACGAGACCAAGATCGCCTTCCGGGACGCCCATTGGCGCGACGACCTGCGGGAATGGCTGTCCCGGGGGGCGGACGGCAAGCCGGACACCTTCTCCGCCGACCTCGACGGCGTACGGTACTGGGCCGCCGGTGACCTCGCGGCCGGCCCCTCCTCGGGGTCGTATCCGAGCAAGGGCATGCTGATCGTGCCCGCCTCCACGGCGAGCGTCGCCGGAGTGGCGCTCGGGCTGTCCAAGGACCTGCTGCAGCGGGCGGCGAGCGTGACCCTCAAGGAGGGACGCCCGCTGGTCGTGGCCGTACGGGAGACCCCACTGAACGGCCAGACGCTGCGGCACCTGGTGACGCTGGACGAGGCGGGCGCGACCGTACTGCCCGCCTCGCCGGCCTTCTACGCGGGCGCGACGCACATCCAGGACCTGGTGGACTTCGTCGCCGGACGCGTACTCGACGCGGCGGGCGTCCCCCACACCCTGTACCGCCGCTGGAAGGGCGAACTCGGCGGCGGAACCCGCGAGGACGACTGA
- a CDS encoding Lrp/AsnC family transcriptional regulator, with protein MDAVDRQLIQALRENGRASYAELGRLVGLSGPSVTDRINRLEAAGVITGYRATVDAPSLGLGVTALIGISLSDAADHEDVAQRLKDLQEIEDCWFIAGDDSFMLKVRATDVDGLERIIRRLSGTKGVSRTRTTIVLSTKWENRVGELPEEVD; from the coding sequence ATGGACGCGGTGGACAGGCAGCTCATCCAGGCCCTGCGGGAGAACGGCCGGGCCTCCTACGCGGAGCTGGGGCGCCTCGTCGGTCTGTCGGGACCCAGCGTCACCGACCGCATCAACCGGCTGGAGGCGGCCGGCGTCATCACCGGCTACCGCGCCACGGTGGACGCCCCCTCGCTCGGCCTCGGCGTGACCGCCCTCATCGGCATCTCGCTGTCCGACGCCGCCGACCACGAGGACGTGGCGCAGCGGCTGAAGGATCTGCAGGAGATCGAGGACTGCTGGTTCATCGCCGGCGACGACTCGTTCATGCTCAAGGTGCGCGCCACCGACGTGGACGGCCTGGAGCGGATCATCCGCCGGCTGTCCGGCACCAAGGGCGTCTCCCGCACCCGCACCACCATCGTGCTCTCCACCAAGTGGGAGAACCGCGTCGGTGAGCTGCCCGAGGAGGTCGACTGA
- the mqnE gene encoding aminofutalosine synthase MqnE, giving the protein MDVGLKRELEEKVRSGERLTREDGIALYESDDLAWLGGLAHEVRTRKNGDVVHFNVNRHLNMTNVCTASCAYCSFQRKPGEKDAYTMRIEEAVKLAEEMRSENLTELHIVNGLHPNLPWRYYPRSLRELKAALPEVSLKAFTATEIHHFETISGLSASEILDELIDAGLESLTGGGAEIFDWEVRQHIVDHRTHWEDWSRIHRLAHEKGLKTPSTMLYGHIEEPRHRVDHVLRLRELQDETGGFQVFIPLRYQHDFVDMKDGKIRNRLQARTQMATGAEALKTFAVSRLLFDNVPHVKVFWVMHGVQTAQLALQHGADDMDGSVVEYKITHDADNFGTPNKLTREDLLDLIRDAGFRPVERNTRYEIIREYDGPDPARRESPQPMRV; this is encoded by the coding sequence ATGGACGTCGGGCTCAAGCGCGAGCTGGAGGAGAAGGTCCGCTCCGGTGAGCGGCTGACCCGCGAGGACGGCATCGCGCTCTACGAGTCGGACGACCTGGCCTGGCTCGGCGGGCTGGCGCACGAGGTGCGGACGCGGAAGAACGGCGACGTCGTGCACTTCAACGTCAACCGCCACCTCAACATGACGAACGTCTGCACGGCGTCGTGCGCGTACTGCTCCTTCCAGCGCAAGCCGGGCGAGAAGGACGCGTACACGATGCGCATCGAGGAGGCGGTGAAGCTCGCCGAGGAGATGCGCTCGGAGAACCTCACCGAGCTGCACATCGTCAACGGGCTGCACCCGAACCTGCCGTGGCGCTACTACCCGCGCTCGCTGCGGGAGCTGAAGGCGGCGCTGCCGGAGGTGTCGCTGAAGGCGTTCACCGCCACCGAGATCCACCACTTCGAGACGATCTCCGGGCTGAGCGCGAGCGAAATCCTCGACGAACTCATCGACGCGGGGCTGGAGTCGCTCACCGGCGGCGGCGCCGAGATCTTCGACTGGGAGGTCCGGCAGCACATCGTGGACCACCGCACCCACTGGGAGGACTGGTCCCGCATCCACCGGCTGGCGCACGAGAAGGGTCTGAAGACCCCGAGCACCATGCTGTACGGCCACATCGAGGAGCCCCGTCACCGGGTCGACCACGTGCTGCGGCTGCGTGAGCTGCAGGACGAGACCGGCGGCTTCCAGGTGTTCATCCCGCTGCGCTACCAGCACGACTTCGTGGACATGAAGGACGGCAAGATCCGCAACCGGCTGCAGGCGCGGACGCAGATGGCGACAGGGGCGGAGGCGCTGAAGACGTTCGCGGTGTCGCGGCTGCTGTTCGACAACGTGCCGCACGTCAAGGTGTTCTGGGTGATGCACGGCGTGCAGACGGCGCAGCTGGCGCTGCAGCACGGGGCGGACGACATGGACGGGTCGGTCGTCGAGTACAAGATCACGCATGACGCGGACAACTTCGGGACGCCGAACAAGCTGACGCGTGAGGATCTGCTGGATCTGATCCGGGACGCGGGCTTCCGGCCCGTGGAGCGGAACACGCGGTACGAGATCATCCGTGAGTACGACGGGCCGGACCCGGCGCGCCGGGAGTCGCCTCAGCCGATGCGGGTCTGA
- a CDS encoding UdgX family uracil-DNA binding protein (This protein belongs to the uracil DNA glycosylase superfamily, members of which act in excision repair of DNA. However, it belongs more specifically to UdgX branch, whose founding member was found to bind uracil in DNA (where it does not belong), without cleaving it, appears to promote DNA repair by a pathway involving RecA, rather than base excision.), whose translation MVTEDAYTAAPFLPTRGGLPALRKAAATCRGCPLHRDATQTVFGTGKATARLMLVGEQPGDQEDRQGTPFVGPAGHLLDRALADAGLDPADAYVTNAVKHFRFTRAEPRKRRIHKAPTLREAAACAPWLAAELAAVEPEMVVVLGATAGKALLGSSFRVTHVRGTVLEEEIHGHRRRLVPTVHPSAVLRSDDRDAAYQGLVSDLKVAARALK comes from the coding sequence ATGGTGACCGAGGACGCCTACACAGCCGCCCCCTTCCTGCCCACCCGCGGCGGACTCCCCGCACTCAGGAAGGCCGCCGCCACCTGCCGAGGCTGCCCCCTCCACCGCGACGCCACGCAAACGGTCTTCGGCACCGGCAAGGCCACCGCCCGCCTGATGCTCGTCGGGGAGCAGCCAGGTGACCAGGAGGACCGTCAGGGCACCCCCTTCGTCGGCCCCGCGGGGCATCTGCTCGACCGTGCCCTCGCCGACGCCGGCCTCGACCCCGCCGACGCCTACGTCACCAACGCCGTGAAGCACTTCAGGTTCACCCGGGCCGAGCCCCGCAAACGCCGTATCCACAAGGCGCCGACCCTCCGGGAGGCCGCCGCCTGCGCCCCCTGGCTCGCCGCCGAACTCGCGGCCGTCGAGCCCGAGATGGTCGTCGTCCTCGGCGCGACCGCCGGGAAGGCGCTGCTCGGCTCCTCGTTCCGGGTCACCCATGTACGCGGCACGGTGCTGGAGGAGGAGATCCACGGCCACCGGCGGCGCCTGGTCCCCACCGTGCACCCCTCGGCCGTACTGCGCTCCGACGACCGCGACGCCGCGTACCAAGGGCTGGTCTCCGACCTGAAAGTGGCTGCGCGGGCGCTGAAGTAA
- a CDS encoding GNAT family N-acetyltransferase, which produces MPLTFTLDPEVTRRLRDGILDLWADVTEAGGAVGFVPPVTREDIRPTLLRQFADMAEGRSRLLVGHDEEGEVAATAFLTRNTHPLMTHWIWLYTVMVHPRHQGKGYGRDLLAAAERSARTLDGVEAIRLTCRGGLGLERFYAACGYKEVGRVPGAIRVAPGDDRDDVIMLLPLT; this is translated from the coding sequence ATGCCCCTTACTTTCACCCTGGACCCTGAGGTCACGCGCCGACTCCGCGACGGCATCCTCGACCTCTGGGCCGACGTCACCGAGGCGGGTGGCGCCGTCGGCTTCGTACCGCCGGTGACGCGGGAGGACATCCGCCCCACCCTGCTGCGGCAGTTCGCCGACATGGCGGAGGGCCGCTCCCGGCTGCTCGTGGGGCACGACGAGGAGGGCGAGGTCGCCGCCACGGCGTTCCTCACCCGCAACACCCACCCCCTGATGACGCACTGGATCTGGCTGTACACGGTGATGGTCCACCCCCGCCACCAGGGCAAGGGCTACGGCCGCGACCTGCTCGCCGCCGCCGAGCGCTCCGCCCGCACCCTCGACGGCGTGGAGGCGATCCGCCTCACCTGCCGCGGCGGCCTCGGCCTGGAGCGCTTCTACGCGGCCTGCGGCTACAAGGAGGTCGGCCGGGTCCCGGGCGCGATCCGCGTGGCACCCGGCGACGACCGGGACGACGTGATCATGCTGCTGCCGCTGACCTGA
- a CDS encoding DUF4229 domain-containing protein: MLRYTLMRLGVFAGCLVVVWGLVYSGVAPRGLGDSNGLWVVLLALLVSAPISFVVLRKERDRASERIVRRVERAKANLDANRTQEDAADDTARAQGQAQTS, translated from the coding sequence ATGCTCCGCTACACGCTGATGCGCCTCGGAGTCTTCGCGGGCTGCCTCGTAGTCGTCTGGGGCCTTGTCTACTCCGGTGTCGCGCCGCGCGGTCTCGGCGACTCCAACGGCCTGTGGGTCGTGCTGCTCGCGCTGCTGGTCTCCGCCCCCATCAGTTTCGTCGTGCTCCGCAAGGAGCGGGACCGGGCCTCCGAGCGGATCGTGCGGCGGGTGGAGCGCGCCAAGGCCAACCTGGACGCCAACCGCACCCAGGAGGACGCGGCCGACGACACGGCCCGCGCCCAGGGCCAGGCGCAGACCTCGTAA
- a CDS encoding putative leader peptide has protein sequence MFPTPRSVPLVARLHVDLCRVTAANCRP, from the coding sequence GTGTTCCCCACGCCCCGGAGTGTTCCGCTCGTGGCGCGCCTGCACGTGGACCTCTGCCGGGTCACCGCCGCGAACTGTCGTCCCTGA